Proteins from a single region of Leptospira brenneri:
- a CDS encoding UDP-galactose-lipid carrier transferase gives MKSNDSQTRILHLNQLDKSQKLTADEYQTKMKVLKNKIRDLTFLAKAKDRPVLFVFEGWDAAGKGGAIRRLTQEIDPRLFEVHNIAAPSSEEIQHHYLWRFWNRIPPKGHIGIFDRSHYGRVLVERIEGFASESEWSRAYEEILLFEEQLVSFGTIILKFWLHIDSDEQLLRFESRKNDPLKRWKLTDEDWRNRDKWTLYEEAANQMFQKTDAPRAPWILVPANDKYFARVMVLETVVKRLAEELE, from the coding sequence ATGAAATCCAATGATTCACAAACTCGAATCCTCCATCTAAACCAATTAGATAAATCGCAAAAACTAACGGCCGATGAATACCAGACGAAAATGAAGGTATTAAAAAACAAAATCCGCGATCTGACATTTCTTGCCAAAGCAAAAGACAGGCCCGTTTTGTTTGTTTTTGAAGGTTGGGACGCTGCTGGGAAAGGTGGAGCCATTCGCCGCCTAACACAGGAAATCGATCCAAGACTATTTGAAGTGCATAATATTGCAGCCCCAAGTTCCGAAGAAATCCAACACCATTATCTTTGGCGATTTTGGAACCGAATTCCCCCAAAAGGTCATATTGGAATTTTTGACCGTTCTCATTATGGTCGTGTCCTTGTGGAAAGAATCGAAGGTTTTGCCTCCGAATCCGAGTGGTCCCGCGCTTACGAAGAAATTTTACTTTTTGAAGAACAGTTGGTGAGTTTTGGAACCATTATCCTTAAGTTTTGGCTTCATATTGATTCCGACGAACAATTGTTACGATTTGAATCCAGAAAAAATGATCCCCTCAAACGATGGAAACTCACGGACGAAGATTGGCGTAACCGAGACAAATGGACTCTCTACGAAGAAGCAGCCAACCAAATGTTTCAAAAAACCGATGCACCGAGAGCCCCCTGGATTCTAGTCCCTGCCAATGACAAATACTTTGCAAGGGTTATGGTTTTAGAAACGGTTGTGAAAAGATTAGCGGAAGAATTGGAGTGA
- a CDS encoding HIT family protein, producing the protein MNCPICEAHKNKSEIIFQNEDWVLRKADQNLEGYLYLEHKEHVDSWFNLTATAFENYGRALHKGTEILKTFQPEKMYFVAIAEKVPHLHVHLIPRYENQEKGIDHIAKATGPGFPKPM; encoded by the coding sequence ATGAACTGTCCTATCTGCGAAGCGCATAAAAATAAATCAGAAATTATCTTCCAAAATGAGGATTGGGTTCTTAGGAAAGCTGACCAAAACCTAGAAGGATATTTGTATTTAGAACATAAGGAGCATGTCGACTCCTGGTTTAACCTGACAGCGACGGCTTTTGAAAATTATGGTCGTGCCCTCCACAAAGGTACTGAAATTTTAAAAACATTCCAACCAGAAAAAATGTATTTTGTGGCCATAGCAGAAAAAGTTCCTCATTTACATGTACATCTCATTCCTCGTTATGAAAACCAAGAGAAAGGGATAGATCATATCGCAAAAGCAACGGGGCCGGGTTTTCCAAAACCCATGTAG
- a CDS encoding polyphosphate kinase — MILERHPTNQVPKYAASDLTDLQERFFLLQRESSKQKIAHIFLIEGFASTGKGSILQSLTIRLDPRKFKVHSPYVDQSEDRGYPFLWNFWKVVPRYGELLFYLNTYYSRLAYLRSEKKIKLAEYDQRLLSILNTERILSKDKVIVHKFFLHISKKDQKKRLEDSKKKKKEWELSPFDKDQGEHYNRYFEIFDSILSASRTIDSPWQIIYNEKKEETKLLVFEAIIERLERVLQFDSREALHSINHGMELIP, encoded by the coding sequence GTGATTTTAGAGAGACATCCCACAAACCAAGTTCCTAAATATGCAGCAAGTGATCTCACTGACCTCCAAGAACGTTTTTTCCTTTTACAAAGAGAAAGTTCCAAACAGAAAATTGCTCATATCTTTCTCATCGAAGGGTTTGCCTCCACAGGGAAAGGATCCATATTACAATCGTTAACTATAAGACTTGATCCAAGAAAATTCAAAGTTCATTCTCCTTATGTAGACCAATCGGAAGATAGAGGATATCCTTTTCTTTGGAATTTTTGGAAAGTGGTTCCACGTTACGGTGAATTATTATTTTATCTAAATACTTACTACAGTCGTTTGGCCTATCTTCGATCTGAAAAAAAAATCAAACTTGCAGAATATGACCAGAGGTTACTTTCCATTTTAAATACAGAAAGAATTCTCTCAAAAGATAAAGTCATTGTTCACAAATTCTTCTTACATATTTCCAAAAAGGACCAAAAAAAACGTTTAGAAGATTCCAAAAAGAAAAAAAAGGAATGGGAACTTTCTCCCTTTGACAAAGACCAAGGTGAACATTACAACCGTTACTTTGAAATTTTTGATTCGATCCTGAGTGCTTCTCGAACGATCGACTCCCCTTGGCAAATCATCTATAACGAAAAAAAAGAAGAAACCAAACTCCTTGTTTTCGAAGCAATCATAGAACGACTGGAAAGAGTTTTACAATTTGATTCACGGGAAGCCCTACATTCAATCAATCACGGAATGGAGCTTATCCCATGA